From one Vanessa tameamea isolate UH-Manoa-2023 chromosome 9, ilVanTame1 primary haplotype, whole genome shotgun sequence genomic stretch:
- the LOC113395141 gene encoding uncharacterized protein LOC113395141 has translation MDSKNHTSDRARAYPTGDAQGQHPAPVGNGQGLSHRNGRVRRKKRARSVRELRLRCARNRNADGEALLQAACAFDLAITNTWFKKKEEHLITYKSVHHATQIDYFLVRRRSLCCVKNCKVLPGESLVAQNRLVVMEVKLSVSPRNSQTQPPPKTRWRMLENDECASRFRNHIVEKMIEMNEMEEKLVDECWNEMARHIRKVAKDVFGESKGKGRWNEEVQNVLREKKVAFKVWQVVKNVNTSLKDEIKEVYKEFKRRAKKAVAVARAKAQEKLYNSLNSPRGQKELYRITKERERRSRYITHIKCMKDEADDIPFEVWKVLKTNGCMWLTLFFNKLLPEETIPQEWCCSSLVLIFKNKGDVQDWNNYRGIKLMSHTMKVWEKVIERRLREESEITQNQLEFMSGRGTMDELCEKYRRAHKNLHMVFIDLEKAYDRVPREVLWWALKGKGLPGKYVELVRAMYRGSCTYVRSSAGNTDQFSMAVGLHQGSALSPYPFLLIMDALTADIQEKAPWCMLFANDIVLVSEDGPEIQSRLEDWQQKLENRSRNTNQKVRETQKYYGHFANLTMC, from the exons ATGGACAGTAAAAACCATACGAGTGATAGGGCTAGGGCGTACCCCACAGGCGACGCGCAGGGGCAGCACCCGGCTCCTGTGGGAAATGGACAAGGGTTGTCGCACCGGAACGGGCGGGTGCGACGTAAGAAGCGAGCTCGAAGTGTGAGAGAGTTAAGATTGAGGTGTGCAA GAAATCGGAACGCTGATGGCGAGGCACTTTTACAAGCTGCCTGTGCCTTCGACCTGGCTATAACAAACACGTGGTTTAAGAAAAAAGAGGAACACCTAATAACCTACAAGAGTGTACACCACGCGACACAGATAGACTACTTCCTAGTGAGGCGGAGGAGTCTATGCTGTGTCAAAAACTGTAAAGTGCTGCCAGGCGAATCATTAGTCGCCCAAAATAGGCTTGTGGTAATGGAGGTTAAATTAAGTGTCTCCCCCAGAAACAGCCAAACACAGCCCCCTCCAAAGACAAGATGGCGTATGTTAGAGAATGATGAATGTGCTAGTAGATTTAGGAACCATATAGTGGAGAAAATGATAGAAATGAATGAGATGGAAGAGAAATTGGTAGATGAATGTTGGAATGAGATGGCCAGGCACATAAGGAAGGTCGCAAAAGACGTGTTTGGAGAGTCGAAAGGAAAAG gGCGGTGGAATGAAGAAGTGCAAAATGTACTGAGAGAGAAGAAAGTGGCATTTAAAGTATGGCAGGTTGTAAAAAATGTGAATACAAGTTTAAAAGATGAAATAAAGGAAGTTTACAAGGAATTTAAGAGGAGAGCAAAGAAGGCGGTAGCAGTGGCCAGAGCCAAGGCACAAGAGAAATTGTACAACTCACTGAACAGCCCTAGAGGCCAGAAGGAACTCTACCGAATTacgaaagagagagaaagacgATCGAGATATATAACACATATCAAATGCATGAAAGATGAGGCTG ATGACATACCATTTGAAGTATGGAAGGTGTTAAAGACTAACGGATGTATGTGGTTgactttattcttcaataagttGTTGCCTGAAGAAACCATCCCTCAAGAATGGTGCTGTAGTTCGCTAGTGCtcatcttcaaaaataaaggggATGTACAGGATTGGAACAACTATAGAGGGATAAAGCTCATGTCACATACTATGAAAGTATGGGAGAAGGTAATAGAGAGAAGATTGCGAGAAGAGAGTGAAATTACCCAAAATCAGTTGGAGTTTATGTCAGGTCGAGGGACAATGGACGAATTGTGCGAGAAGTACAGACGTGCTCACAAGAACCTGCACATGGTGTTCATTGATCTCGAGAAAGCCTATGATAGGGTGCCTCGTGAAGTGTTATGGTGGGCATTGAAAGGGAAAGGTTTGCCTGGGAAGTATGTGGAGTTAGTCCGTGCTATGTACAGGGGATCCTGTACCTACGTCCGATCGTCTGCCGGCAACACCGACCAGTTCAGTATGGCTGTAGGGTTGCACCAAGGGTCGGCTCTAAGTCCTTACCCCTTCCTGCTAATTATGGACGCTCTAACGGCGGACATACAGGAGAAGGCACCCTGGTGCATGCTTTTTGCCAACGACATTGTATTGGTTAGTGAAgatggacctgagatccagagcagattggaagattggcaacagaaactggagaat agATCTAGAAATACTAATCAAAAAGTCCGCGAGACTCAAAAGTACTATGGACACTTTGCAAATCTAACCATGTGTTAA